Genomic segment of Candidatus Bathyarchaeia archaeon:
GCGGAGGGAGCAGTGGGGGCACCCAACGAAAATTAGGTCTGGTTTTAGCGTTGAGGCTGTTGTTAGCTCCGCCACCGTCTCTTTAATGTCCCTTACCTCCACAGTTATCTTTTCAAGCTTTCCCTCCATTTTGACCCTTTCTTTATAGTGGAACATGTTCGCCATTCCGGCGGAGGCAAGAGCGGCACCCAACTGTTTCAAGTCTTCCAGTGACGGATTTTCTAAGCCTTTGATTAGCGGGATTTTGTCTTCCAAAATTTTGCCTAAGAATATGCCTAAAGCTCCATAATCGACTTCACTTTTCAAAGAAGCCTTAACTTCGGCGACAACTTTTGGCTCGCGATTCTCGGCCTTATGTATTCCGCAGTTTGGTGTTTTACCTATGATTGCTGCTGCCAGAGCGCTTGGGCCTCCTTCGCGGTTTGTCCAAGCTCCCAAAACGGAGTTGGCGTAAACAACTGCTGAGGATTCAGCCCATGCCAAGTGGGCCCCTTTCCTCGGCTCTTTAATGTAGTAGGGTGTGCATGTGAAAGATTTTTGAAAGCCGAGCTTATCGAAAATTTCGCAGAGTTTCAGCTGCCTTTCAACAAGATTTTTGGGGAGCCTCTCTGCCAAGTGTTTTGGGTCCAAACTTTGAGGGTTAAGGGTAGCCTCTACACTGACTTTTTCGCCCATACCCGCCAATGTCTCTAGGAAGTCTGTTGGCGCCTCGCCGAGGGTTTTGTATGAAACTCCGGAAACATGGGCGGAGTCGATCGGTATAAGCCTAGACGCATCAAAAAGCTCTCCAAGCTTAATGAGTATTTTCATGCAAACCTGCTTTGCCCAACCGAATTCGCCGTCGTAAATGCGTTCTTCCTCTCTAGTTAAGTACGTGTCCTCCGACCCCCACCGATTTTAAGATTTTGACAGTTCCTTTGTAGGCGTCAACCTCAACTAGGTCGCCACTCCTAATCTTGCTGACGTCTATCTTGTCCACCATGGGAATGTTAGCCATAACCGCGCCAACAACGATGACTGGGTCAGCCTTATGGTTTATTATGGCTTTTGGCGCCAAACCTTTTTTCGCCAAGGAGTATAGGACGTAGCTTCCGACGGTTGATCCATGCCCGTGGGGAAAGCATAAAACTTTATCCCTTATGGATTCGCCGTACAAGTCGTGCCTCTTTTCAATAATCTTTCCGGTTTCTGGGTCAACATCTCCAAGGAAACTTATAGGCTTAGCGGAAACAAGCGCCTCTGCTTTGCAATATCCCTCGACGATTCCGCGTCCTCGCAGAACCACACATATTGCCATTTTTAGGCGCCTTCAATAGGATATTTTGGCTGATGACGGAATTTCACCGAGGATTTTTGAGGCTGCTTCCGCAACCCTTCCACGGCTCTTTTCGTCTGTGTAAACCCTTAAAATGTTTATGAAACCTTTTAAGACCTCAAATATGCCAGAAATTTCGCTAAGTCTTTTAACCTCCTTCTTCCCATCCCTAGTTTTTCCAAAAACCGGAATTTCCATGGGCTCCATAAACATGGAATGGTGGTATGGAACAGAAGGCACCGTTGGCACATCAATTATTATGGCTTCAGGGTCAACTTTTGCATCTTTTGCGATTTTGTTCCTTATCTGGTTGCGGAACTCTTCGGCGCTGAAAATGTTTGAAACGGTCTTATCCTTAACGTAGAAGGTCTGCTCGTAGGCGCATTTCAGCATTTTCCGCCTTTCAAGATTCCTTATGATCGAGCTCGATTTTTTGCAGTTTTTGAGCATGGTCCAAACCGTATAGTCATCCATCGCCAAATACTCCTCAGTCGTCTTAAAGGCAGACAAGCCCAGCTCTTCATCCGCCTTTTCAAGGGCTGTTGCTAGCATTATTTGGGCTGCTCTTCCCACACGGTGGAAGTATATGCTTTTAAAGGATTCTATTCGGGCTATTATGAAGGATTCGAGGGTTGAGAGCGCCCCAATGTCAACGGCTAAGTTCCCATCCAGAACGTCGAAGGTGTGGATTAAACGGAAAACATCCACAAAACCATATTCAGCACCTGTGTGGTAAGTGTCCCTAACAACAAAATCTAGCTTATCAACATCTATGGAACTCCTTATTATCTGGTTTAGGAAAGTTTTTCCGCACATGCATGAGGAGCCCACGGCAAGCTCAGCTATATCTTCAGCCTTATATCCAAAACTGCCAAGCACGTCTTTTAGCTCGCTGTGTTTGATTATCCATGCGGTTATATCCTCGTGAGTTTTGTTAAGCTTCTTTGTCAGCAGGTGTTCAAAAACGTGGGAGAAGGGACCATGCCCAACATCGTGGAGCAAGCCTGCAATCCGCACAGCCTCAGCCTCTTCATCACTTATTACTTGGGAAATGTTGGGGTTTTCCGTCACTTTGCCAGCCAAGTACATGACACCTATGGAGTGCTCAAAGCGTGTGTGATTGGCTCCGGGATAAACGTATTCGGCACCCGCCAACTGCCTCAGCCTACGAAGCCTTTGAACGGGATAAGAGTCGATTATTTCCTTCTCTTCCTCTGTTATGTAGACGTATCCGTACACGGGGTCTTTTATTTCGCCCCAATAACTTTTCGGCATTGCCGATTCTCCAATAATTGCGTGGCTTAACAATTATAAGTGTATGCTCCTCTTATAATGTCTAATGCTGACCAGGGGACAAAACATTGGAAAAACAAGGTTTCTTCGTATGTGTCGAAGGTTTGGACGGTTGCGGAAAAACAACCCAGGCTAAAATTCTTGTGAGAAGATTGCGGAGGATTGGCTACCCTGCAGTTTACACAGCTGAGCCTAGTGCTGGAAAAATCGGGAAGTTCATCAAGAGGTATTGTTTACATGGCGGGAAGCGCGTCTCCAGCATAGTTGAAGCCCTACTTTTTGCGGCTGACCGGTATGAACATGTGGAAACTGAAATAATCCCCGCCTTAAAAAATGGAAAAATAGTCGTTTCCGACCGCTACCTTTACTCTTCTCTGGCTTACCAAGGGGCCGCCGGGCTAAACCTGGACTGGA
This window contains:
- a CDS encoding aconitase X catalytic domain-containing protein, whose protein sequence is MYDGEFGWAKQVCMKILIKLGELFDASRLIPIDSAHVSGVSYKTLGEAPTDFLETLAGMGEKVSVEATLNPQSLDPKHLAERLPKNLVERQLKLCEIFDKLGFQKSFTCTPYYIKEPRKGAHLAWAESSAVVYANSVLGAWTNREGGPSALAAAIIGKTPNCGIHKAENREPKVVAEVKASLKSEVDYGALGIFLGKILEDKIPLIKGLENPSLEDLKQLGAALASAGMANMFHYKERVKMEGKLEKITVEVRDIKETVAELTTASTLKPDLIFVGCPHCSLREIKEIADIVSNRKVKSDVEFWICTSRLVKEKAKAYVSTIEASGAKILTDTCAVVTWTDQLGIKTIMTNSAKTAHYAPTLNKAETILAPLKECLKTALKE
- a CDS encoding DUF126 domain-containing protein, with product MVLRGRGIVEGYCKAEALVSAKPISFLGDVDPETGKIIEKRHDLYGESIRDKVLCFPHGHGSTVGSYVLYSLAKKGLAPKAIINHKADPVIVVGAVMANIPMVDKIDVSKIRSGDLVEVDAYKGTVKILKSVGVGGHVLN
- a CDS encoding HD domain-containing protein, whose translation is MPKSYWGEIKDPVYGYVYITEEEKEIIDSYPVQRLRRLRQLAGAEYVYPGANHTRFEHSIGVMYLAGKVTENPNISQVISDEEAEAVRIAGLLHDVGHGPFSHVFEHLLTKKLNKTHEDITAWIIKHSELKDVLGSFGYKAEDIAELAVGSSCMCGKTFLNQIIRSSIDVDKLDFVVRDTYHTGAEYGFVDVFRLIHTFDVLDGNLAVDIGALSTLESFIIARIESFKSIYFHRVGRAAQIMLATALEKADEELGLSAFKTTEEYLAMDDYTVWTMLKNCKKSSSIIRNLERRKMLKCAYEQTFYVKDKTVSNIFSAEEFRNQIRNKIAKDAKVDPEAIIIDVPTVPSVPYHHSMFMEPMEIPVFGKTRDGKKEVKRLSEISGIFEVLKGFINILRVYTDEKSRGRVAEAASKILGEIPSSAKISY
- the tmk gene encoding dTMP kinase, producing MEKQGFFVCVEGLDGCGKTTQAKILVRRLRRIGYPAVYTAEPSAGKIGKFIKRYCLHGGKRVSSIVEALLFAADRYEHVETEIIPALKNGKIVVSDRYLYSSLAYQGAAGLNLDWIRMINEHAIPPNLAIFIDVEPNIVIKRLKPKKSIMENLETQRRVREVYLKFVENGELVRVDGNKSKEEVAKEILSIVLDCLKGG